In one window of Harpia harpyja isolate bHarHar1 chromosome 11, bHarHar1 primary haplotype, whole genome shotgun sequence DNA:
- the LRRC25 gene encoding leucine-rich repeat-containing protein 25 — protein sequence MGHPAAPLMPLLLLVLHPAAPCFTVPSDAPAELNLINSSRRCAELDWGLFQRQNRLRLSHNGIEALSPSSRVEPELENLDLSYNRLRELPAAFLSRAWGLRHLRLQHNRLRELPAGFFANATALQELWLQGNPLPAVPTTTFQDSLRYLAVPCRCDVAGSVLAACSRPEGTALQCQCFKSHDDSFNVTDFHARECRGDVGLVAGAVAATGGAAVLLVIAAVVCYRRRKAAGAAAGAGWGKRESATAHGQPRYISRAAEIGNTDATAAAPDYENIFVSPCAAPAAARGWTPEWQERRYRPQVPVDDDYFLESEAVSGDQPIYANTQTPGEDSVYIIPNQ from the exons ATGGGGCACCCTGCGGCCCCCCTaatgccgctgctgctgctggtgctgcaccCCGCGGCCCCCTGCTTCACCGTGCCGTCGGATGCCCCCGCCGAGCTAAATTTGATCAACAGCAGCCGTCGATGCGCCGAGTTGGACTGGGGCCTCTTCCAGCGGCAGAACCGGCTGCGGCTGAGCCATAACGGCATCGAGGCCCTGAGCCCCTCATCCCGCGTCGAGCCGGAGCTGGAAAACCTGGACCTGTCGTACAACCGGCTGCGGGAGCTGCCGGCCGCTTTCCTGAGCCGAGCGTGGGGGCTCCGGCATCTCCGGCTGCAGCACAACCGGTTACGGGAACTGCCCGCCGGTTTCTTCGCCAACGCCAcggctctgcaggagctgtggCTCCAGGGTAACCCCCTGCCCGCCGTGCCCACCACCACCTTCCAGGACAGCCTGCGTTATTTGGCGGTGCCGTGCCGCTGCGACGTGGCGGGCAGCGTCCTGGCAGCCTGCTCCCGGCCCGAGGGCACGGCGCTGCAGTGCCAGTGCTTCAAGTCCCACGACGATTCCTTCAACGTCACCGATTTCCACGCCCGGGAATGCCGGGGCGACGTGGGGCTGGTGGCCGGCGCGGTCGCGGCCACCGGCGGGGCGGCCGTGCTGCTGGTGATCGCCGCCGTGGTTTGCTACCGGCGGAGGAAAGCGGCCGGCGCTGCTGCCGGCGCGGGGTGGGGTAAGCGGGAGTCTGCCACGGCCCACGGGCAGCCCCGCTACATCAGCCGGGCCGCTGAGATCGGCAACACCGACGCCACCGCTGCCGCGCCGGACTATGAGAACATCTTCGTGAGCCCCTGCGCCGCTCCGGCTGCCGCGCGGGGCTGGACGCCAGAATGGCAGGAGCGGCGGTACAG accccaggTTCCGGTGGACGATGACTATTTTCTGGAGAGCGAGGCCGTCTCCGGGGACCAGCCCATCTACGCCAACACGCAGACCCCCGGCGAGGACAGCGTCTACATCATCCCCAACCagtga
- the SSBP4 gene encoding LOW QUALITY PROTEIN: single-stranded DNA-binding protein 4 (The sequence of the model RefSeq protein was modified relative to this genomic sequence to represent the inferred CDS: deleted 3 bases in 3 codons) gives MYAKGKGSGVPSDGQAREKLALYVYEYLLHVGAQKSAQTFLSEIRWEKNITLGEPPGFLHSWWCVFWDLYCAAPDRRETCEHSSEAKAFHDYSAAAAPSPVMGNLPPGDGMPGGPMPPAFFQPFMSPRYPGGPRPPLRMPNQPPVGVPGSQPLLPNAMDPAARGRRGIPAWGGPMQRMNPPRGMAGMAPQTYGSGMRPPPSSLAGPGMPAMNMGPGGRGPWPNPNAIPYSSSSPGNYVVRPSWGGGPPGTPILPSPGDSTNSSENMYTMMNPIGARGEQAKRDYPMGPGPEGPMGGMSAMEPHHMNGSLGSGDMDGLPKSSPSNLGGLSNPPGTPRDDAELSSNFLNPFQSDSYSPSMTMSV, from the exons ATGTACGCCAAGGGCAAGGGCTCCGGTGTGCCCTCGGACGGCCAGGCCCGCGAGAA gCTGGCGCTGTACGTCTACGAGTACCTGCTGCACGTGGGGGCCCAAAAATCGGCCCAGACTTTCCTTTCGGAG ATCCGATGGGAGAAGAACATCACGCTGGGCGAGCCCCCCGGCTTCCTGCACTCCTGGTGGTG TGTCTTCTGGGACCTGTACTGTGCCGCTCCCGACCGCCGGGAAACCTGTGAGCACTCCAGCGAGGCCAAAGCCTTCCACGACTAT agcgcggcggcggctcccAGCCCGGTGATGGGGAACCTGCCCCCCGGTGACGGCATGCCGGGGGGGCCCATGCCCCCCGCCTTCTTTCAG CCCTTCATGTCCCCCCGCTACcccggcggcccccggcccccgctccgGATGCCAAACCAG CCTCCCGTGGGTGTCCCCGGCTCCCAGCCGCTGCTGCCCAACGCCATGGATCCGGCCGCGCGCGGTCGCAGG GGCATCCCGGCATGGGGGGGGCCGATGCAGCGCATGAACCCCCCGCGAGGCATGGCCGGCATGGCCCCCCAG aCCTACGGCAGCGGGAtgcgg cccccccccagctcgcTGGCCGGCCCTGGCATGCCCGCCATGAACAT GGGTCCCGGTGGCCGTGGGCCCTGGCCGAACCCCAACGCCATAC CCTACTCCTCCTCATCCCCTGGGAACTATGTGGTGA ggcccTCCTGGGGTGGTggcccccccggcacccccatcCTGCCCAGCCCCGGAG actccACCAACTCCAGTGAGAACATGTACACCATGATGAACCCCATCGGGGCCCGCGGGGAACAGGCCAAACGTGA tTACCCGATGGGACCCGGACCGGAGGGACCCATGGGTGGCATGAGCGCGATGGAGCCGCATCACATGAACGGATCCTTAG GCTCGGGGGACATGGACGGGCTGCCAAAG agctccCCCAGTAACCTGGGGGGC CTGAGCAACCCCCCCGGCACCCCGCGGGAC GACGCCGAGCTGAGCAGCAATTTCTTAAACCCCTTCCAAAGCGACAGC TACTCGCCCAGCATGACAATGAGCGTGTGA
- the GDF15 gene encoding growth/differentiation factor 15 — protein MPRVLRDVGAALACLQLLLLLTGVELRPHAWDEDKLQLEAIKKGILERLGMPTPPVVRHRLDQESIRRAQRLYQQKVAELMGNRSQEEEGAVPRTRRLHRLTPTLLRQPAIPRGHQDPQGHQDPRGPYRYHLLLSRTETFHRQLRVMQAELKLFKESLASPGMSLPDTSVPPRVSIYMLGGGHGTPRLLRSQELDRDARSLDLTAAVQPWAAGPEDTLRLELAFTADVSALLATSGGETLVLEVETHETTGRGARRARGLEEECGKSDGKCCLKSLKVSFQDIGWADWVIAPNSYYMRFCEGSCPHNYKPASMHAQIKARMHSLSKATPPPCCVPAGYDPMVLMHYDGEGRLVSTLFEDMLVTRCHCA, from the exons ATGCCGAGGGTCCTGCGGGATGTCGGGGCCGCCCTTgcctgcctccagctcctgctgcttctcaccGGCGTGGAGCTGAGGCCCCACGCGTGGGACGAGGACAAGCTCCAGCTGGAAGCCATCAAAAAGGGGATTCTGGAGCGGTTGGGGATGCCCACTCCCCCCGTGGTCCGGCACCGGCTGGACCAGGAGAGCATCCGGAGAGCGCAGCGGTTGTACCAGCAGAAAGTGGCCGAGCTGATGGGAAACCGGagtcaggaggaggagggagccgtGCCCAGGACCAGGCGCCTGCATCGCCTGACCCCCACGC TGCTGCGTCAGCCGGCCATCCCCCGGGGACATCAGGACCCCCAGGGACACCAGGACCCCCGCGGTCCCTACCGCTACCATCTCCTCCTCTCCCGCACCGAGACTTTCCACCGACAGCTCCGGGTGATGCAGGCGGAGCTGAAGCTCTTCAAGGAGTCGCTGGCATCCCCCGGCATGTCCCTGCCCGACACCTCCGTGCCCCCCCGGGTCAGCATCTATAtgctgggggggggtcacggGACCCCCCGGCTCCTGCGTAGCCAAGAGCTGGACCGTGATGCCCGGAGCCTGGACCTCACGGCGGCCGTCCAGCCCTGGGCTGCCGGTCCCGAGGACACGTTGCGCCTGGAGTTGGCTTTCACGGCCGACGTCTCAGCCTTGCTGGCCACCTCGGGGGGTGAGAcgctggtgctggaggtggaaACCCATGAGACCACGGGTCGGGGGGCCAGGAGAGCccgggggctggaggaggagtgTGGGAAGAGCGACGGAAAGTGTTGCCTCAAGTCGCTCAAGGTCTCCTTCCAGGACATCGGCTGGGCCGACTGGGTCATTGCCCCCAACAGCTACTACATGAGGTTCTGCGAAGGTTCCTGTCCCCACAACTACAAGCCGGCCAGCATGCACGCCCAGATCAAAGCCCGCATGCACTCCCTCTCCAAAGCCACCCCGCCGCCCTGCTGCGTCCCCGCCGGCTACGACCCCATGGTGCTGATGCACTACGATGGCGAGGGCAGGCTGGTCTCCACGCTCTTCGAGGACATGCTGGTCACCAGGTGCCACTGTGCCTGA